A window of Rhodothermales bacterium contains these coding sequences:
- a CDS encoding IS5 family transposase: MKPSDFECTVDSKFLPSENLWLAVEPLLPPESPKRKGGRPRMPDRIAFFAIFYILRTGIQWKALPRSLGAASTVHDRFQQWCAAGVFERLWVSGLLEYNTDVGLDFEWQSIDGAMTKAPLGGGETGPNPTDRGKKGTKRHLLTEAGGLPIGLVVTGAERHDKTQVQAVLENMPLLPPIPDRESPQHFCADKGYDFRDVRRLVIRLGYVTHILSRGDEQEALRVPGYRARRWVCERTHSWLNRFRRILIRWEKKIDNYIAFLHLACAFIVWRHCPVFG; the protein is encoded by the coding sequence ATGAAGCCTTCGGACTTTGAATGTACAGTTGATTCGAAGTTTTTACCATCGGAGAATCTGTGGCTGGCGGTTGAACCGCTCTTGCCACCTGAGTCCCCGAAACGAAAAGGCGGTCGGCCTCGCATGCCAGATCGCATCGCGTTCTTTGCCATCTTTTACATACTCAGGACGGGTATCCAATGGAAGGCGTTGCCCCGTTCTCTCGGAGCGGCATCGACTGTTCACGACCGTTTCCAGCAATGGTGTGCCGCTGGTGTGTTCGAGCGACTCTGGGTCAGCGGACTGCTCGAATACAATACCGACGTCGGTCTCGACTTCGAGTGGCAGTCTATTGACGGAGCCATGACGAAAGCACCCCTCGGCGGAGGTGAAACAGGGCCAAATCCAACAGATAGAGGCAAAAAAGGCACAAAACGCCATCTGCTCACGGAAGCTGGTGGCCTGCCCATCGGCCTGGTTGTAACGGGGGCCGAGCGCCACGACAAAACGCAGGTTCAGGCTGTGCTTGAGAACATGCCGTTACTGCCGCCTATCCCCGATCGGGAGTCACCGCAGCACTTTTGCGCCGACAAGGGATACGACTTTCGGGATGTCCGGCGATTGGTCATTCGCTTGGGCTACGTCACGCACATTTTGAGTCGTGGCGATGAACAGGAAGCCCTACGCGTCCCAGGTTATCGAGCCCGTCGTTGGGTATGTGAAAGAACACACAGTTGGCTGAACCGATTCCGGCGGATTCTCATCCGTTGGGAGAAGAAAATCGACAATTACATCGCCTTCCTGCATCTGGCATGTGCCTTCATCGTCTGGAGGCATTGCCCGGTTTTCGGATAG